In Mytilus trossulus isolate FHL-02 chromosome 14, PNRI_Mtr1.1.1.hap1, whole genome shotgun sequence, a genomic segment contains:
- the LOC134697730 gene encoding uncharacterized protein LOC134697730: MEKAEDDNLPGLLLLLDFEKAFDTLEWSFIDFALSFLGFGPIFCRWVKTLYSESQSCIINNGHCSQFFNIGRGVRQGDPLSLYLFILSLELMSAALKNNPDINGMKINDSEYLLSQYADDSCLLLDEDEQSLEKCLYTLEKNSECAGLRANFDKTEAIWIGSKIH; this comes from the coding sequence atgGAAAAGGCAGAAGATGATAATCTACCAGgtcttttacttttattagaCTTTGAGAAAGCTTTTGATACTCTTGAGTGGTCATTTATAGACTTCGCTTTGTCTTTTCTAGGATTTGGTCCTATTTTTTGTAGATGGGTCAAGACCTTATATTCAGAATCTCAAAGCTGTATTATAAATAATGGACATTGCtctcaattttttaatattgggCGGGGTGTTAGACAAGGTGATCCTCTATCTCTATATCTCTTTATATTATCTTTAGAACTTATGAGTGCTGCTCTTAAAAATAACCCAGATATAAatggtatgaaaataaatgattctGAGTATCTACTAAGCCAGTATGCAGATGACTCGTGTCTCTTATTAGATGAAGATGAGCAATctttagaaaaatgtttatatactttagaaaaaaattctgagtGTGCGGGACTTAGGgctaattttgataaaactgaagCCATATGGATTGGGTCAAAGATTCACTGA